A single Brevundimonas sp. SL130 DNA region contains:
- the yihA gene encoding ribosome biogenesis GTP-binding protein YihA/YsxC, producing MIDETEFTPEDIEAARILFARPATFIMGAAKIEQLPDPDLPEIAFAGRSNVGKSSLINGLVGMHKLARASNEPGRTREVNFFDLDGRMRLVDLPGYGWAKASKTTVKKFQDLGRDYLRGRVTLKRVYLLIDSRHGLKSVDKEALDALDLAAVSYQIVLTKADKLKKGEGEAVQEATLKAISKRPAAFPVVALTSSEKGLGLPELRAEIMRTTGATID from the coding sequence GTGATCGACGAAACCGAGTTCACCCCTGAGGACATCGAGGCTGCGCGGATTCTGTTCGCGCGGCCGGCGACCTTCATCATGGGCGCCGCCAAGATCGAGCAATTGCCCGATCCCGACCTGCCCGAGATCGCCTTCGCCGGCCGGTCGAACGTCGGCAAGTCCAGCCTGATCAACGGCCTGGTCGGCATGCACAAGCTGGCCCGCGCCTCGAACGAGCCGGGTCGGACGCGCGAGGTCAATTTCTTCGACCTGGACGGCCGGATGCGTCTGGTCGACCTGCCGGGCTACGGCTGGGCCAAGGCGTCCAAGACCACGGTCAAGAAGTTCCAGGACCTGGGCCGCGACTATCTGCGCGGCCGGGTGACGCTGAAACGGGTCTATCTGCTGATCGACAGCCGTCATGGGCTGAAGAGCGTGGACAAGGAGGCGCTGGACGCGCTGGACCTCGCCGCCGTCAGCTATCAGATCGTCCTGACCAAGGCCGACAAGCTGAAGAAGGGCGAAGGCGAGGCGGTGCAGGAAGCGACGCTTAAGGCCATCTCCAAACGCCCCGCCGCCTTCCCGGTGGTGGCCCTGACCTCGTCCGAGAAGGGGCTGGGCCTGCCCGAACTGCGCGCCGAGATCATGCGCACGACCGGCGCGACGATTGATTGA
- a CDS encoding TMEM165/GDT1 family protein — translation MEAFLISTGLVSIAEIGDKTMLLSIVMAATWRRPTPIILGILAATLLNHAFAALAGTVLAHFITGEWMRWIVGVAFLGFAAWALIPDTLDEQKGEVQRGFWAIFWTTASAFFLIEMGDKTQVATAMLAARFENLPLVVAGSTLGMMLVNGPAVLLGEKAAKTLPLKWIRLAAAVGFAGTGLWILFAP, via the coding sequence TTGGAAGCCTTTCTGATCTCGACCGGCCTGGTCTCCATCGCGGAGATCGGGGACAAGACGATGTTGCTGTCCATCGTGATGGCGGCGACCTGGCGACGACCGACGCCCATCATCCTGGGCATTCTCGCCGCCACCCTGCTGAACCACGCCTTTGCGGCCCTGGCCGGCACGGTGCTGGCCCATTTCATCACCGGCGAATGGATGCGCTGGATCGTCGGCGTCGCCTTCCTGGGCTTCGCCGCCTGGGCCCTGATCCCCGATACGCTGGACGAGCAGAAGGGCGAGGTTCAGCGCGGCTTCTGGGCCATCTTCTGGACCACCGCCTCGGCCTTCTTCCTGATCGAGATGGGCGACAAGACCCAGGTCGCCACCGCCATGCTGGCCGCCCGGTTCGAGAACCTGCCCCTGGTCGTGGCCGGATCGACCCTGGGCATGATGCTGGTCAACGGGCCCGCCGTCCTGCTGGGGGAAAAGGCGGCGAAGACCTTGCCGCTGAAATGGATCCGCCTGGCCGCCGCCGTCGGCTTTGCGGGCACAGGGTTGTGGATTCTGTTCGCGCCGTAA
- a CDS encoding IS630 family transposase (programmed frameshift) produces the protein MSKALSVDLRDRVIAAIEGGMSCRQAAARFGVSAASAIRWRSRVRRQGDVRPGPLGGDRRSGRIEGHADLILGLVERKSDITLAELQTALAEQGVGTSLSSLWRFFVRRRISPPKKSAHADEQSRPDVLSRRQAWFDSQLDLDPERLVFIDETGASTKMARRHGRAPRGQRLRCSVPHGHWKTTTFVGALRLTGMTAPMVLDGPMNGAWFLAYVEQVLAPTLKPGDVVIMDNLAAHKSTPIRDAIEAVGARLLFLPPYSPDLNPIENAFAKLKALLRKAAARTIDQLWDAIARIIQTYSPQECANYFAAAGYDAD, from the exons ATGAGCAAGGCGCTATCGGTAGATTTGCGTGATCGTGTGATCGCGGCGATTGAGGGCGGGATGTCGTGCCGTCAGGCGGCGGCCCGGTTCGGGGTCAGCGCGGCCAGCGCGATCCGCTGGCGCTCGCGGGTCCGCAGGCAGGGCGACGTGCGGCCGGGGCCTCTGGGCGGAGATCGGCGCTCTGGGCGGATTGAAGGCCATGCCGACCTGATCCTGGGCCTGGTCGAGCGCAAGAGCGACATCACCCTGGCGGAGCTTCAGACGGCTCTGGCCGAACAGGGCGTGGGGACCAGCCTGTCGAGCTTGTGGCGGTTCTTCGTGCGCCGCCGGATCTCGC CTCCAAAAAAGTCGGCGCACGCGGACGAACAGAGCCGCCCCGACGTCCTGAGCCGGCGTCAGGCCTGGTTCGACAGCCAGCTCGACCTCGATCCCGAGCGGCTCGTCTTCATCGATGAGACGGGAGCCTCGACCAAGATGGCCCGCCGCCACGGACGTGCGCCGCGCGGGCAGCGGCTGAGGTGCAGCGTGCCGCACGGTCACTGGAAGACGACCACCTTCGTCGGAGCCTTGAGGCTGACGGGCATGACCGCCCCGATGGTGCTCGACGGCCCGATGAACGGCGCCTGGTTCCTGGCCTATGTCGAACAGGTGCTGGCCCCGACCCTGAAGCCCGGCGACGTGGTGATCATGGACAATCTCGCCGCCCACAAGAGCACGCCCATCAGGGACGCCATCGAGGCTGTCGGCGCACGGCTGCTCTTCCTGCCGCCCTACAGTCCCGACCTCAACCCGATCGAGAACGCCTTCGCCAAGCTCAAGGCCCTGCTGAGAAAGGCCGCCGCTCGGACAATCGACCAACTCTGGGACGCCATCGCCCGCATCATCCAGACCTACTCTCCCCAAGAATGCGCCAACTACTTCGCCGCCGCCGGCTATGATGCAGACTGA
- a CDS encoding argininosuccinate synthase: MSAPADKPIKKVVLAYSGGLDTSIILKWLQTEYNAEVVTFTADLGQGEELGPAREKALKLGIKPENIFIDDLREEFVRDFVFPMFRANAQYEGDYLLGTSIARPLISKRQIEIARQVGADAVCHGATGKGNDQVRFELGYYALEPDIRVIAPWREWEFRSREALLDFAEKNQIPISKDKRGEAPFSVDANLLHSSSEGKVLEDPAVEAPEFVHQRTISPEDAPDVATVIEIGFEKGDAVSINGEAMSPATILTALNQYGHDNGIGRLDLVENRFVGMKSRGVYETPGGTILIAAHRGIESITLDGGSMHLKDQLMPKYAELIYNGFWFSPEREMLQAAIDLSQEKVSGVVKVKLYKGNVSVIGRESPHSLYDQDLVTFEEGVQAYDHKDAAGFIKLNALRLRVLAKRDARKA; this comes from the coding sequence ATGTCCGCCCCCGCCGACAAGCCCATCAAGAAGGTCGTCCTCGCCTATTCGGGCGGTCTGGACACCTCGATCATCCTGAAATGGCTGCAGACCGAATATAACGCCGAGGTCGTGACCTTCACCGCCGACCTGGGCCAGGGCGAGGAGCTTGGCCCCGCACGCGAGAAGGCGCTGAAGCTGGGCATCAAGCCCGAGAACATCTTCATCGACGACCTGCGCGAAGAGTTCGTGCGCGACTTCGTCTTCCCCATGTTCCGCGCCAATGCGCAATATGAGGGCGACTATCTGCTGGGCACCTCCATCGCCCGCCCGCTGATCTCCAAGCGCCAGATCGAGATCGCGCGTCAGGTCGGCGCCGACGCCGTCTGTCACGGCGCGACCGGCAAGGGTAATGATCAGGTCCGGTTCGAGCTGGGCTATTACGCCCTGGAGCCCGACATCCGCGTCATCGCCCCCTGGCGCGAGTGGGAGTTCCGCAGCCGCGAGGCCCTGCTGGACTTCGCCGAGAAGAACCAGATCCCGATCTCCAAGGACAAGCGCGGCGAGGCGCCCTTCTCGGTTGACGCCAACCTTCTGCACTCGTCCTCCGAGGGCAAGGTGCTGGAAGACCCGGCGGTCGAGGCGCCCGAGTTCGTCCACCAGCGCACCATCTCGCCCGAGGACGCGCCGGATGTGGCGACGGTCATCGAGATCGGTTTCGAGAAGGGCGACGCCGTCTCGATCAACGGCGAGGCCATGTCGCCGGCCACGATCCTGACCGCCCTGAACCAGTACGGCCACGACAACGGCATCGGCCGTCTGGATCTGGTCGAGAACCGCTTCGTCGGCATGAAGTCGCGCGGCGTCTATGAGACCCCTGGCGGCACGATCCTGATCGCGGCCCACCGCGGCATCGAAAGCATCACCCTGGACGGCGGCTCCATGCACCTGAAGGACCAGCTGATGCCGAAATACGCCGAGCTGATCTACAACGGCTTCTGGTTCTCGCCCGAGCGCGAGATGCTCCAGGCCGCCATCGACCTGAGCCAGGAAAAGGTCTCGGGCGTGGTCAAGGTCAAGCTGTACAAGGGTAATGTCTCGGTCATCGGCCGCGAGAGCCCCCACAGCCTTTACGACCAGGATCTGGTGACCTTCGAAGAGGGCGTCCAGGCCTATGACCACAAGGACGCCGCCGGCTTCATCAAGCTGAACGCCCTGCGCCTGCGCGTCCTGGCCAAGCGCGACGCCCGCAAGGCCTAG
- a CDS encoding ribonucleoside-diphosphate reductase subunit alpha, with the protein MTMAGGEALKTTEFQGVVTNATPEKPHLTVVKSVQVDRSRDALLTDFGKKTLEDRYLLAGESYQDMFARVSTAFSDDADHAQRLYDYMSRLWFMPATPVLSNGGADRGLPISCFLNAVGDSLDGIQSVWNENVALASNGGGIGTYWGGVRSIGEKVKGAGKTSGIIPFIRVMDSLTLAISQGSLRRGSAAVYLDIHHPEIEEFLEIRKPSGDFNRKSLNLHHGVNVTDEFMEAVKAGDSFDLKSPKDGAVIKTVDARSLWTKLLDIRMQTGEPYMIFSDTVNRQMAPHQRELGLKVKQSNLCAEIMLHTGRDHLGVDRTAVCCLSSVNAETFLEWREEPKFIEDIMRFLDNVLEDFIRRAPEEMKAAVYSAKRERSVGLGLMGFHSFLQGQGVAFESAMAKSWNMRLFKHLRREADKASRVLAEEKGPCLDAAERGVMERFSHKLAIAPTASISIICGGTSAGIEPIPANIYTHKTLSGSFAVKNPYLERLLDEKGINTESVWNSILEHEGSVQHLDALNEDEKGIYKTAFELDQRWVVELAADRAPEICQAQSLNLFIPGDVNKWDLHMLHWSAWERGVKSLYYLRSKSVQRAAFAGAEDKVEAVIDPNQPDLFSIPKTDYDECLACQ; encoded by the coding sequence ATGACCATGGCTGGCGGCGAGGCTTTGAAGACGACGGAATTCCAAGGTGTTGTGACGAACGCGACCCCTGAGAAGCCGCATCTGACTGTCGTGAAATCGGTCCAGGTGGATCGTTCGCGCGACGCCCTGCTGACCGACTTCGGCAAGAAGACCCTGGAAGACCGCTACCTGCTGGCGGGCGAGAGCTACCAGGACATGTTCGCCCGCGTCTCGACCGCCTTCTCGGACGACGCCGATCATGCCCAGCGTCTGTACGACTATATGAGCCGCCTGTGGTTCATGCCGGCGACCCCGGTCCTGTCGAACGGCGGCGCGGATCGCGGCCTGCCGATCTCCTGCTTCCTGAACGCGGTCGGCGACAGCCTGGACGGCATCCAGAGCGTCTGGAACGAGAACGTGGCCCTGGCCTCGAACGGCGGCGGCATCGGCACCTACTGGGGCGGCGTCCGCTCCATCGGCGAGAAGGTCAAGGGCGCGGGCAAGACCTCGGGCATCATCCCCTTCATCCGCGTGATGGACAGCCTGACCCTGGCGATCAGCCAGGGCTCGCTGCGCCGCGGCTCGGCCGCCGTCTATCTGGACATCCACCATCCCGAGATCGAGGAGTTCCTCGAGATCCGCAAACCTTCGGGCGACTTCAATCGCAAGTCCCTGAACCTGCACCACGGCGTCAACGTCACCGACGAATTCATGGAGGCGGTGAAGGCCGGCGACAGCTTCGACCTGAAGTCGCCCAAGGACGGTGCGGTCATCAAGACCGTCGACGCCCGCTCGCTGTGGACCAAGCTGCTCGACATCCGGATGCAGACCGGCGAGCCCTATATGATCTTCTCCGACACGGTGAACCGCCAGATGGCGCCGCACCAGCGTGAGCTGGGCCTGAAGGTCAAACAGTCGAACCTGTGCGCCGAAATCATGCTGCACACCGGCCGCGATCACCTGGGCGTGGACCGGACCGCCGTCTGCTGCCTGTCGTCGGTCAATGCCGAGACCTTCCTGGAGTGGCGCGAAGAGCCCAAGTTCATCGAAGACATCATGCGCTTCCTGGACAATGTGCTGGAGGACTTCATCCGCCGCGCCCCGGAGGAAATGAAGGCCGCCGTCTATTCGGCCAAGCGCGAACGTTCGGTCGGTCTGGGCCTGATGGGCTTCCACTCCTTCCTGCAAGGCCAGGGCGTCGCCTTCGAAAGCGCCATGGCCAAGTCGTGGAACATGCGCCTGTTCAAGCACCTGCGTCGCGAGGCCGACAAGGCCAGCCGCGTCCTGGCTGAAGAAAAGGGCCCTTGCCTGGACGCCGCCGAACGCGGCGTGATGGAGCGGTTCAGCCACAAGCTGGCCATCGCCCCGACCGCCTCGATCTCGATCATTTGCGGCGGCACCTCGGCGGGCATCGAGCCGATCCCGGCCAATATCTACACCCACAAGACCCTGTCGGGCTCGTTCGCGGTCAAGAACCCCTATCTGGAGCGTCTGCTCGACGAGAAGGGGATCAACACCGAGTCGGTCTGGAACTCGATCCTCGAACACGAGGGCTCGGTCCAGCACCTGGACGCCCTGAACGAGGACGAGAAGGGCATCTACAAGACCGCCTTCGAACTGGACCAGCGCTGGGTGGTGGAACTGGCCGCCGACCGCGCGCCGGAAATCTGCCAGGCGCAATCGCTGAACCTGTTCATCCCCGGCGACGTCAACAAATGGGACCTGCACATGCTGCACTGGTCCGCCTGGGAACGCGGCGTGAAGTCGCTGTATTATCTGCGCTCCAAGTCGGTGCAGCGCGCCGCCTTCGCCGGCGCCGAGGACAAGGTGGAGGCGGTCATCGATCCGAACCAGCCCGACCTCTTCTCGATCCCCAAGACTGACTACGACGAGTGCCTCGCCTGCCAATAG
- a CDS encoding NUDIX domain-containing protein — translation MTVKDRLRIHETRLLSDNWYVLKTTRFDWKRRDGVWQTQDREHYDRGNGAVLLPYNPAAGTVLLVRQFRLPAYLNGYDDLLIEAAAGLLDDAEPEVRIRAEVEEELGYRLGAVRKVFEAFMSPGSVTEILHFFVAEYDPSMRIGDGGGHPDEGEDIEVLEPTLDEALAMIADGRIRDAKTIMLLQHLALTLRT, via the coding sequence ATGACCGTCAAGGACCGCCTCAGGATCCACGAGACCCGGCTTCTCTCGGACAACTGGTATGTGCTGAAGACGACCCGTTTCGACTGGAAGCGGCGCGACGGTGTCTGGCAGACCCAGGACCGGGAACATTACGACCGGGGCAATGGGGCGGTGCTGCTGCCCTATAATCCGGCGGCGGGCACGGTGTTGCTGGTGCGCCAGTTCCGGTTGCCGGCCTATCTGAACGGCTATGACGATCTGCTGATCGAGGCGGCGGCCGGTCTGCTGGACGACGCCGAACCCGAGGTGCGGATCCGCGCCGAGGTCGAGGAAGAGCTGGGCTATCGCCTCGGCGCGGTGCGCAAGGTGTTCGAGGCCTTCATGAGCCCCGGCTCCGTCACCGAAATCCTGCACTTCTTCGTCGCCGAGTACGACCCCTCGATGCGGATCGGCGACGGCGGCGGCCATCCGGACGAGGGTGAGGACATCGAGGTGCTGGAGCCCACGCTGGACGAAGCCCTGGCCATGATCGCCGACGGCCGCATCCGCGACGCCAAGACCATTATGTTGTTGCAGCACCTGGCTCTGACGCTCCGGACCTAG
- a CDS encoding PQQ-dependent sugar dehydrogenase: MRLPLRSLISLAVLTLMGPLGLPASAKPAAPAYAVDGDCGGRPATTVRMAPGYCLGLVWQGAGADGPRMPRGLMTLSGGDWLVTDLGGWEPGRGAVWRLSFDTDGAARWRRLAQGLSMPHTVARGPDGRIYVSEMNRILTLDPDAADPSATVRTVIGDLPDNRLHDNRHPLSSFVFDGDGALLVNVGAPSDRCLDVRGRPRTDGSGGCADSVETAQVRRHAYLGDGRWAQDSTVFASGLRNSIALVRHPSGTILQGENSVDLTKPDHPYDEINVLRQGGHYGWPYCVDLTTPLPGWSAGQARCGQRDKPVALLPPHAAPLDLIYYEGAMFPELRGRLLMSWHGYRRAGGRIVAAETDAQGRPLTDIGGRYAIYPRGSLPYPAGAPSVRGKVLTPGWDRVAGRQPRGAPVVMAVAADGSIWVADDRNRAILRIAQSEVAQSEVAH; the protein is encoded by the coding sequence ATGCGCCTTCCGCTTCGATCCCTCATCTCGCTGGCTGTCCTCACACTGATGGGGCCGCTGGGCTTGCCGGCCAGCGCAAAGCCGGCCGCGCCCGCCTATGCCGTGGACGGCGACTGCGGCGGTCGGCCCGCGACCACGGTGCGGATGGCGCCCGGCTACTGTCTGGGTCTGGTCTGGCAGGGAGCAGGCGCCGACGGACCGCGCATGCCGCGCGGCCTTATGACCCTGTCCGGCGGCGACTGGCTGGTCACCGATCTGGGCGGGTGGGAGCCGGGACGCGGCGCGGTCTGGCGGCTGTCGTTCGATACCGACGGCGCGGCGCGCTGGCGACGACTGGCCCAGGGGCTCAGCATGCCCCACACGGTGGCGCGGGGACCGGACGGACGGATCTATGTGTCCGAGATGAACCGCATCCTGACGCTGGACCCGGACGCGGCCGACCCGTCCGCGACGGTGCGGACCGTGATCGGCGACCTGCCGGACAACCGGCTGCACGACAATCGCCACCCCCTGTCCAGTTTCGTCTTCGACGGCGACGGCGCCCTGCTGGTCAATGTGGGGGCGCCCAGCGACCGGTGTCTGGACGTTCGGGGTCGGCCACGCACCGACGGCTCAGGCGGATGCGCCGACAGCGTCGAAACGGCCCAGGTGCGACGCCACGCCTATCTGGGCGACGGTCGGTGGGCGCAGGACAGCACGGTCTTCGCCTCGGGCCTGCGCAACTCCATCGCCCTGGTGCGGCATCCGTCGGGCACGATCCTGCAAGGCGAGAACTCGGTCGATCTGACCAAGCCCGACCATCCCTATGACGAGATCAATGTCCTGCGTCAGGGCGGCCATTACGGCTGGCCCTATTGTGTGGACCTGACCACGCCCCTGCCCGGTTGGAGCGCAGGCCAGGCGCGGTGTGGCCAGAGGGACAAGCCGGTCGCCCTGCTGCCGCCGCACGCCGCGCCGCTGGACCTGATCTATTACGAAGGGGCGATGTTCCCCGAACTGCGCGGCCGGCTGCTGATGAGCTGGCACGGCTATCGTCGCGCGGGCGGTCGGATCGTGGCGGCCGAGACGGACGCGCAAGGCCGGCCCCTGACCGACATCGGCGGACGCTACGCCATCTATCCGCGCGGCTCCCTGCCCTATCCGGCCGGTGCGCCCAGCGTGCGCGGCAAGGTGCTGACGCCGGGCTGGGACAGGGTGGCGGGCCGACAGCCGCGCGGCGCGCCGGTGGTCATGGCGGTCGCCGCCGACGGGTCGATCTGGGTGGCGGACGATCGCAACCGGGCCATCCTGAGGATCGCCCAGTCAGAGGTGGCCCAGTCAGAGGTCGCTCACTAG
- a CDS encoding acetyl-CoA hydrolase/transferase C-terminal domain-containing protein, whose translation MVSVNATLQIDLSGACCSEFLNGRQFTASGGQLDFVRGAYGSEGGKSIIACHATAAKGTCSRIVARLDGPVTTPRNDVHIIVTEHGWTNLKGKSTRERARALIALAAPQFRDELTAEAGRQGLI comes from the coding sequence ATGGTCTCGGTCAACGCCACGCTTCAGATCGACCTGAGCGGCGCCTGTTGTTCGGAGTTCCTGAACGGGCGCCAGTTCACCGCCTCGGGCGGACAGCTGGACTTTGTGCGCGGCGCCTATGGGTCCGAAGGCGGCAAGTCGATCATCGCCTGCCATGCGACGGCGGCCAAGGGGACCTGTTCGCGCATCGTCGCCCGGCTGGACGGCCCGGTCACCACGCCCCGCAACGACGTCCACATCATCGTCACCGAGCACGGCTGGACGAACCTGAAGGGCAAATCGACCCGCGAGCGGGCGCGTGCCCTGATCGCCCTGGCCGCGCCCCAGTTCCGCGACGAACTGACGGCGGAGGCGGGACGGCAGGGATTGATCTGA
- a CDS encoding IS110 family transposase, whose translation MNIAPGIVGIDISKRFLDVFDPRIGRPERVANTEPEIQVLALRLAASGDRAVFEATGVYDRILRRALESAGVGFSRVDPSRARAFARAAGFLAKTDAVDARMLAAMGQALQPRLEEVVAPARERLAGLNARRDQLVAMRAQERNRRAEHRDDPDIQASLDQHLDWLDAQVRDLDARIRRLIAADLELRQAEQHLRSVPGVGPVAAATLLARVPELGRRSPKAIAALVGLAPFNADSGARRGHRAIRGGRKRVRDALYMSAVTAARSNTVFSTFYSRLRDAGKPPKVALVAVARKLLTTLNAIARTQTPFKA comes from the coding sequence ATGAACATAGCCCCTGGCATCGTGGGGATCGATATCTCCAAGCGATTTCTTGACGTTTTCGACCCTCGGATCGGCCGGCCAGAGCGGGTGGCCAACACCGAGCCGGAGATCCAGGTCCTGGCGCTTCGCCTGGCCGCATCTGGCGATCGGGCGGTGTTCGAGGCCACCGGCGTCTATGACCGGATCCTGCGACGCGCCCTGGAAAGCGCCGGCGTCGGCTTCAGTCGCGTAGATCCGAGCCGCGCCCGCGCCTTCGCCCGCGCGGCTGGCTTCCTGGCCAAGACCGACGCCGTCGACGCCCGGATGCTGGCGGCCATGGGCCAGGCCCTGCAGCCGCGTCTTGAGGAGGTCGTCGCCCCGGCTCGCGAACGCCTAGCCGGACTGAATGCCCGCCGCGACCAACTCGTCGCCATGCGCGCCCAGGAGCGCAACAGACGCGCCGAACACCGCGACGACCCGGATATCCAGGCCAGTCTGGATCAGCACCTGGACTGGCTCGACGCCCAGGTCCGCGACCTCGACGCCCGCATCCGACGCCTGATCGCGGCGGACCTCGAACTGCGCCAAGCCGAGCAACATCTGAGGTCGGTTCCCGGCGTTGGCCCCGTCGCCGCCGCCACGTTACTGGCTCGGGTTCCCGAGCTGGGTCGGCGTTCTCCAAAGGCCATCGCCGCTCTCGTCGGACTCGCGCCCTTCAACGCCGACAGCGGCGCCCGAAGAGGACATCGTGCGATCCGCGGCGGACGAAAGCGCGTCCGCGACGCCCTCTACATGAGCGCCGTCACCGCCGCCCGCTCGAACACCGTATTCTCGACCTTCTACAGCCGGCTGCGGGACGCCGGAAAGCCCCCGAAGGTCGCCCTCGTCGCCGTCGCCCGAAAGCTACTCACAACACTCAACGCAATCGCCAGAACTCAAACGCCGTTCAAGGCATAA
- a CDS encoding phosphatase PAP2 family protein translates to MALTALFVTAISVTSFIEIADAMTEADGQAFDHQVLALLRPYADDPGRPWGPGWLKEAAADITSLGGIAVLGLFALIVIVFLLSQRKWLSSLLLALGLAGGVMLSEGLKAVFERERPPQLMQAVETTNASFPSGHALLATVFYLSVAVMLTRAFPRPGFKIFVLGVGMVMALLVGLTRIYLGAHWATDVFAGWAAGSAWAMALWLAAYGIARWQKRRRAPLQDEPSPIEPETPEPPSIDDPTKV, encoded by the coding sequence GTGGCTTTGACGGCGCTTTTCGTCACCGCCATCAGCGTCACGAGCTTCATCGAGATCGCCGACGCCATGACCGAGGCCGACGGCCAGGCCTTCGATCATCAAGTGCTGGCCCTGCTGCGCCCCTATGCCGACGATCCCGGCCGCCCCTGGGGGCCGGGGTGGCTGAAGGAGGCGGCGGCCGACATCACCTCCCTGGGCGGTATAGCGGTGCTGGGCCTGTTCGCCCTGATCGTCATCGTCTTCCTGCTGAGTCAGAGGAAATGGCTGTCGTCCCTGCTGCTGGCCCTGGGCCTGGCGGGCGGGGTGATGCTGAGCGAAGGGCTGAAGGCGGTGTTCGAGCGCGAGCGCCCGCCCCAGCTCATGCAGGCGGTCGAAACCACCAACGCCAGCTTCCCCTCCGGCCACGCCCTGCTGGCGACCGTCTTCTATCTGAGCGTCGCCGTCATGCTGACGCGGGCCTTTCCGCGTCCAGGGTTCAAGATCTTTGTCCTGGGCGTCGGCATGGTCATGGCCCTGCTGGTCGGGCTGACCCGCATCTATCTGGGGGCGCACTGGGCGACGGACGTCTTCGCCGGCTGGGCTGCGGGCTCGGCCTGGGCCATGGCCCTGTGGCTGGCGGCCTATGGGATCGCGCGCTGGCAGAAGCGTCGCCGCGCGCCCCTACAGGACGAGCCGTCGCCGATCGAGCCCGAAACGCCAGAGCCCCCGAGCATAGACGATCCGACCAAAGTCTAG